A window from Malassezia restricta chromosome I, complete sequence encodes these proteins:
- a CDS encoding PHD finger domain protein produces MSAPEKDVKLATKSATRLVPSFRRISSEEEERLSTASSLPSAWMAQYGYHNGHEFSLPKHLVRYIEPTEGEFDQQVEYDMDEQDKYWLDELNAERKRDQLDVISYETFEIIFDRLEKEWFSLVKRIPSRFSIGEAMDEEEFPEESQCAICDDNECENLNAIVFCDGCNLAVHQECYGVPFIPEGQWLCRKCTVSPDRPVSCIFCPQEGGAFKQTSDGKWAHLLCAMWIPETGVSNSVYMEPIDGVQDIPKARWRLRCYLCNSRHGACIQCEHRSCFTAFHVMCARRVGLLGRTQDISDEARDTKPDAAAAYCHRHLPLDRKVALHTRIRGTDDDDNDTSSVSDVSTSELATVPKRPATSGYDSIVSKSARAYNKLYSSGPLPVPNYMVRRVLDYISRISIRRKSQAVALIVRYWSLKRQQMRGAPLLKRLHIEPWTVGHFVDERTHALKLTKLQYLFFLREDLEKVRLLAELVRKREKTKLKQLQLFRTYMLDQGLLYKQAQLHQALECVMALDKAQWFMYPVSKEAPGYYDIIKEPMDWNTIRSRIDTMSYRTWEAWEADVRLVCTNATTYNQPQSLISKTAQKILKSLPDIVKDTRDTSVWEDGTASGLEPPDALLQMLQAPYMVPDGISIGAPPQDATVMDAFLEQWYTVPNPEEPRAMRPPPKKPKRTAKLGPVRRSARHAPEPSEPAIITEPCVVDEINAKDSFKYFNVGWLLPPGARRGNRPRPEPRAQIKRPKVARRTRRHEDGSSSLSELSDA; encoded by the coding sequence ATGAGTGCGCCTGAAAAAGACGTAAAGCTCGCAACCAAAagcgcgacgcgtctgGTTCCGTCTTTTCGTCGAATTTCTTctgaggaagaggagcgtTTATCGACGGCGTCCTCCCTGCCAAGTGCCTGGATGGCGCAGTATGGATATCACAACGGACACGAATTCTCTCTACCTAAGCATTTAGTGCGATATATTGAGCCGACTGAGGGTGAATTTGACCAGCAAGTGGAGTATGATATGGATGAGCAAGACAAGTACTGGCTCGACGAACTTAATGCGGAACGAAAAAGAGACCAGCTAGACGTGATCAGTTACGAGACCTTTGAAATTATCTTTGACAGGCTGGAAAAAGAATGGTTCTCGCTCGTGAAACGAATTCCATCACGATTTTCTATTGGCGAAGCTATGGATGAAGAAGAGTTTCCTGAGGAGTCGCAATGTGCTATCTGTGACGACAATGAATGTGAAAATTTAAATGCCATCGTATTTTGCGATGGATGCAACTTGGCCGTCCATCAGGAATGTTACGGCGTTCCTTTCATCCCAGAAGGGCAGTGGCTCTGTCGGAAATGTACAGTGTCTCCCGACCGACCCGTATCGTGTATCTTTTGCCCTCAGGAAGGAGGTGCCTTCAAGCAAACGAGCGATGGCAAATGGGCGCACTTGCTGTGTGCTATGTGGATTCCTGAGACGGGTGTTAGCAATTCTGTTTATATGGAACCCATTGATGGAGTCCAAGATATCCCCAAAGCACGCTGGCGTCTGCGCTGCTACTTGTGTAATtctcgacatggtgcgtgTATTCAATGTGAGCATCGCTCCTGTTTTACTGCTTTTCATGTGATGtgtgcacggcgcgtgGGGCTCTTGGGCCGCACTCAGGATATCTCAGACGAGGCTCGCGACACCAAGCCGGATGCCGCGGCGGCCTATTGCCATCGCCATCTCCCTCTTGATCGTAAAGTTGCCTTGCATACGCGTATTCGAGGCACTGATGACGATGACAACGATACAAGCAGTGTTTCTGACGTATCCACGAGCGAGCTGGCAACAGTTCCAAAACGACCCGCTACATCTGGCTACGACTCGATCGTGTCGAAAAGTGCACGCGCTTACAACAAGCTGTATTCATCAGGCCCATTGCCCGTACCAAATTACATGGTACGCCGTGTGCTAGATTACATCTCGCGCATTTCTATTCGTCGAAAATCACAAGCGGTAGCTCTTATTGTTCGTTACTGGAGCTTGAAGAGGCAGCAAATGCGTGGTGCACCGCTCTTAAAGCGCCTGCACATTGAGCCATGGACTGTGGGCCATTTCGTGGATGAACGGACTCATGCACTCAAGCTTACCAAACTACAATATCTCTTTTTCCTTCGTGAAGATTTGGAGAAAGTTCGTCTTCTAGCTGAACTGGTTCGCAAACGTGAAAAGACCAAACTaaagcagctgcagctATTTCGCACATATATGCTGGACCAAGGCCTTTTATACAAGCAGGCTCAACTGCATCAAGCCCTGGAATGTGTCATGGCACTGGATAAAGCACAATGGTTCATGTACCCTGTCTCCAAGGAGGCGCCTGGGTATTACGATATCATCAAGGAGCCTATGGACTGGAACACCATTCGTTCTCGTATTGATACCATGTCATACCGTACTTGGGAAGCATGGGAAGCCGATGTACGTTTGGTATGTACGAATGCCACAACGTACAATCAGCCCCAATCCCTCATCTCAAAAACGGCTCAAAAAATCCTCAAAAGTCTACCCGACATCGTGAAAGACACGCGCGATACCTCTGTGTGGGAAGATGGTACTGCATCAGGCCTAGAACCACCAGACGCACTATTGCAAATGCTGCAGGCGCCGTACATGGTACCTGACGGCATTTCCATTGGTGCGCCACCTCAGGATGCAACTGTCATGGACGCCTTTTTGGAGCAGTGGTATACAGTTCCGAATCCGGAGGAGCCacgcgccatgcgccccCCACCAAAAAAACCCAAGCGTACGGCCAAATTAGGCCCAGTGCGTCGCAGCGCTCGGCATGCCCCTGAACCCTCAGAGCCAGCCATTATCACTGAGCCGTGCGTTGTGGACGAAATCAATGCCAAAGATTCGTTCAAATACTTTAATGTTGGCTGGCTCTTACCGccaggcgcacgacgaggaaATCGACCTCGCCCTGAGCCTCGAGCTCAGATAAAGCGCCCGAAAGTCGCACGGCGCACCAGGCGTCACGAAGATGGCAGTTCATCGCTCAGCGAATTATCAGATGCATAG
- a CDS encoding AAA family ATPase: MVTPVRHSSRLEHLSTSPPRDRSKRKAAQGAFYTQYFAEGELSEDEDVYQATQPDDEEEEEEEEVQRPVRVTRSGRRTRSYAEQDWNNEEDEEETNEEPRIRPRRSTRVSKSLRDFVATDDEEEEDDNADYEETVRLRHANERAERARQRQNLMQLAAMRSQGREEDDYEDIHVKRRERRMHARSSSTPSNGESDDHGDALPEHRSYSFRARKKVNYSLLPPPPEPLRDGFGRRIRRGSRGRASSRDQDVQDHTPDNSIFPPRLPTFPYTSLPRSMQTKWNPTSMPTISGAELVNAMDEAMDSSDDDLPRTNLGETAGSRIGTSPPESVLENSMASTMGAVSSSTDAFGRLRRDKDALADVDPLGVNMDIDFNQVGGLEDHVQRLKEMVSLPLLYPEVFQRFGVTPPRGVLFHGPPGTGKTLVARALAASCSSEGQRISFFMRKGADCLSKWVGEAERQLRLLFEEAKRAQPSIIFFDEIDGLAPVRSSKQDQIHSSIVSTLLALMDGMDGRGQVVVIGATNRPDSIDPALRRPGRFDREFYFPLPSRAARRAILDIHTRHWDPPLDEQLKKVLSEATNGFGGADLRALCTEATLNAIQRRYPQIYHTNTRLVLSPETIQVDGRDFMLALENMVPSSARASTSSFTPLPAHLESLLGDALSNCQKVFSRLLPKRAKRSALEEAMYEIDMSEVSDSSAHLLEKELLQQSFVQAQVHRPRLLLHGSQGMGQRTLADALLYSMEGYHVRTLSAALLLGDSSQTPESILVHQFQEAKRLVPSVLYVPDLDRWPLILPESVRGMLSALLNDLSPSDTIMLFATSDVPFKSLPKDLQAWFGFLPRNKFELTFPDIEQRREYLRDILVQASRPPTQFADAMPRRLRVLEELPAAPPRPPRMPTQIELEQQAENDARLLEHLKFRLGSILAELRKKFKKFTRDVWDEYNLRELMEQFEWHRSKGQITIKLRYDRNPPHFELDSPDVHAQDAEIQSPEPLSVAGSVRDPISTEANEENSMQVNEEESRIQAPETVAVDDASTEQDGQEGSRVVHEQPEQEETEYIIRDFTIYTMTLDKMQKRLYHNQYLTSDAFMDDLQKIVTNAEVASDVDADRMFRAHQMQNLAKIMMDPYVDATFRAECKQMERRVVAREEEMRREAEKRKEQESHSRRLNGQRYSARVQGEEPEAHCLVDVSTIERAHKRARSQGQEERATGSAELDAVPMDAEDHGVKRVRLDDATNVPEGEMARASANEGMTPVNHDKYPSVLLNEAAQASLLDTMTACTDGFTIEQLELTRSLCYERVLAHRSSWDRSALAQELKQVVQGIHSTVQDNK; the protein is encoded by the coding sequence ATGGTGACTCCCGTGCGACATAGTTCTCGTCTTGAACACTTGTCCACTTCGCCTCCTCGTGATCGATCCAAACGAAAAGCGGCACAAGGTGCCTTCTATACCCAGTACTTTGCCGAGGGAGAGTTGAGTGAAGATGAGGACGTATACCAAGCAACACAGCCCGATgatgaagaggaagaagaagaagaagaagtCCAGCGACCTGTACGTGTGACCCGAAGTGGAAGACGAACTCGCAGCTATGCTGAGCAGGATTGGAACAatgaagaagacgaggaagagACGAATGAAGAGCCACGCATCCGTCCTCGTCGATCCACCCGCGTCAGTAAAAGCTTGCGAGATTTTGTTGCAACggatgacgaagaggaagaagatgaTAATGCCGACTATGAAGAAACAGTTCGCCTCCGCCACGCAAATGAGCGTGCAGAACGCGCGCGGCAACGCCAAAACTTAATGCAACTAGCCGCAATGCGGTCACAAGGCCGTGAAGAGGATGACTATGAGGACATCCATGTCAagcgtcgtgagcgcaGAATGCACGCACGCTCATCATCTACGCCATCGAATGGAGAAAGTGATGACCACGGAGACGCATTGCCTGAGCACCGTTCTTACAGCTTCCGTGCACGCAAAAAGGTCAATTACTCGCTTCTTCCTCCACCACCAGAGCCACTCCGCGATGGATTTGGTCGCCGAATTCGTCGGGGCTCCCGAGGCAGAGCATCGAGTCGTGACCAAGACGTTCAGGATCATACTCCTGACAATAGTATCTTTCCACCGCGGCTTCCCACTTTTCCTTACACGTCACTACCCCGCTCTATGCAAACGAAATGGAATCCTACTTCCATGCCTACCATATCTGGCGCCGAGCTGGTCAATGCGATGGATGAAGCCATGGATAGTtcggacgacgacttgcctCGAACTAACCTGGGTGAAACAGCTGGTTCCCGAATCGGTACTTCGCCCCCCGAATCTGTGCTAGAAAATAGCATGGCATCTACGATGGGTGCTGTTTCTTCTTCGACAGATGCTTTTGGTCGTCTACGGCGCGACAAAGACGCACTAGCCGATGTCGATCCGCTGGGTGTTAATATGGACATCGACTTTAACCAGGTGGGTGGTTTGGAAGATCATGTGCAGAGGCTTAAAGAAATGGTCAGTCTCCCGCTATTGTACCCTGAGGTGTTCCAACGCTTCGGCGTAACACCACCTCGCGGGGTTTTATTTCATGGACCTCCAGGCACCGGTAAAACCCTTGTTGCCCGTGCTCTGGCGGCATCATGCTCGTCAGAGGGACAACGTATCAGTTTTTTCATGCGAAAGGGAGCTGACTGTTTGTCAAAGTGGGTCGGTGAAGCAGAGCGTCAACTACGGCTTTTGTTTGAAGAGGCGAAGCGAGCACAACCGAGTATAATTTTCTTTGATGAGATCGATGGATTAGCCCCCGTCCGGTCAAGCAAACAGGACCAAATTCATTCGAGTATCGTCAGTACGCTTTTGGCTCTTATGGATGGTATGGATGGCCGCGGACAAGTTGTAGTTATTGGTGCTACCAATCGACCAGACTCGATCGATCCTGCTTTGCGACGCCCAGGTCGATTTGATCGTGAATTCTACTTCCCATTACCttcgcgcgcagcacgacgagccatCCTCGATATACACACCCGCCATTGGGATCCTCCTTtggacgagcagctcaaaAAGGTGCTTTCAGAGGCCACTAACGGATTTGGTGGAGCAGATCTACGTGCTTTGTGTACTGAAGCAACGCTGAATGCAATTCAGCGTCGATACCCACAAATTTACCATACCAATACGCGTCTAGTTCTGTCGCCTGAAACTATTCAGGTTGATGGTCGCGATTTTATGTTGGCGTTGGAGAACATGGTACCGTCATCAGCCCGTGCTTCCACCTCTTCTTTCACTCCACTTCCTGCTCATCTCGAATCGTTACTAGGCGATGCACTTTCTAACTGTCAGAAAGTATTTTCACGTCTTCTTCCCAAGCGTGCTAAACGTAGTGCCTTGGAAGAAGCCATGTATGAAATCGACATGAGTGAGGTGTCTGACTCCTCTGCGCATCTTCTAGAAAAAGAACTGCTTCAGCAATCTTTTGTGCAGGCTCAAGTGCATCGCCCACGCTTGCTCTTGCATGGATCTCAAGGTATGGGACAGCGCACGTTGGCAGATGCATTACTCTATTCGATGGAAGGATATCATGTCCGTACGCTTTCCGCTGCCCTATTGCTGGGCGACAGCTCACAGACACCAGAATCGATTCTTGTCCATCAGTTCCAAGAAGCTAAGCGTCTTGTACCCAGTGTCTTGTACGTGCCAGATTTGGACCGATGGCCCTTAATTTTACCGGAGAGTGTGCGCGGAATGTTATCAGCACTACTGAATGATCTTTCTCCGTCAGACACCATCATGTTGTTTGCTACTTCTGACGTACCATTCAAGTCACTTCCAAAGGATCTACAAGCATGGTTTGGTTTTCTGCCGAGAAACAAGTTTGAGCTGACTTTCCCGGacatcgagcagcgccgtgaaTATCTCCGCGATATCCTTGTACAGGCTTCGCGGCCTCCTACGCAATTTGCTGATGCTATGCCGCGCCGTCTACGggtgctggaagagctaccagcagcgccgcctcgtccaccGCGTATGCCGACCCAAATTGAGCTTGAACAGCAGGCTGAAAACGATGCGCGATTGTTAGAACATCTAAAGTTCCGTCTGGGTTCTATTCTAGCAGAGCTTCGAAAGAAGTTCAAAAAGTTCACACGCGATGTATGGGACGAGTACAATCTACGAGAATTGATGGAACAATTTGAATGGCACAGGAGCAAAGGACAGATTACTATCAAGTTGCGATACGATCGGAATCCGCCACACTTTGAGCTAGATTCGCCCGATGTCCATGCACAAGATGCAGAGATACAATCTCCAGAACCTCTTTCCGTTGCAGGATCGGTCCGCGACCCCATATCAACGGAAGCCAACGAGGAAAATTCGATGCAAGTAAACGAAGAAGAAAGTCGTATTCAAGCACCTGAGACCGTAGCGGTGGACGACGCTTCTACTGAGCAGGATGGTCAAGAGGGAAGTCGAGTTGTTCATGAACAACCTGAGCAGGAAGAGACTGAGTACATTATCCGCGACTTCACTATATATACTATGACCTTGGACAAGATGCAAAAACGTTTATACCACAACCAGTACCTTACAAGTGATGCATTTATGGATGATCTTCAAAAAATTGTTACAAATGCGGAGGTGGCGAGCGATGTTGATGCTGATCGTATGTTCCGTGCGCATCAAATGCAAAATCTCGCTAAAATTATGATGGATCCATACGTGGATGCTACATTCCGTGCCGAATGTAAACAGATGGAACGTCGTGTCGTGGCTCGCGAAGAAGAGATGCGTCGCGAAGCGGAGAAACGGAAAGAGCAAGAATCTCACTCGCGACGTCTCAATGGTCAACGATACAGCGCACGTGTTCAGGGTGAGGAGCCAGAAGCGCACTGTTTAGTTGACGTATCAACGATTGAGCGTGCACACAAAAGAGCACGTTCGCAAGGTCAGGAAGAGCGTGCCACCGGTTCTGCCGAGCTAGACGCGGTACCTATGGATGCGGAGGACCATGGAGTGAAGCGAGTAAGACTAGATGATGCAACAAATGTGCCTGAGGGTGAAATGGCACGAGCCAGTGCCAATGAGGGCATGACACCTGTTAACCACGACAAATACCCTTCTGTCCTTTTAAATGAAGCGGCCCAGGCTTCATTACTGGATACAATGACTGCTTGCACTGATGGGTTCACAATTGAGCAATTGGAGCTTACACGATCTCTATGTTATGAAAGAGTATTAGCACATCGATCCTCATGGGATCGTTCAGCCTTGGCTCAGGAATTAAAGCAAGTTGTCCAAGGCATCCATAGCACAGTGCAAGACAACAAGTAG